Proteins encoded by one window of Humulus lupulus unplaced genomic scaffold, drHumLupu1.1 SCAFFOLD_103, whole genome shotgun sequence:
- the LOC133812292 gene encoding transcription factor MYB54-like → MNLHHLKSDFNCLNGYQNMSFLSAQNPAPSPRLSHYKTTFGVSGETVDGDSRRSCEMGFQFLSSSSEKSKKTWVFPEQMESRGGGENKHKISDLNVFDEIPETEEVRVRSTAGKNGHTKLCARGHWRPAEDAKLKELVTQYGPQNWNLIAENLEGRSGKSCRLRWFNQLDPRINRRAFSEEEEERLLAAHRLYGNKWAMIARLFPGRTDNAVKNHWHVIMARKHREQSNVYKRRRPSSTSSSCSQILVPKVIDMTLTSNTNNASSTTESTISNTINDHESISTCTELSLTPSSNRSSAHNNHQGHFFTKFNPSSQQESQLGLKDGSFDKLIGFYRIGQRGGVANKTVVRLDQSGQSDSNSENSAADSVATNRSINLTMFGPNQSQNSKDKENIISLSFIDFLGVGAN, encoded by the exons ATGAATCTTCATCACCTGAAGAGTGATTTCAACTGTTTAAATGGGTATCAAAATATGAGCTTTCTTTCAGCCCAAAACCCAGCTCCATCTCCTCGCCTTTCTCACTATAAAACAACTTTTGGGGTCTCTGGAGAAACCGTGGATGGAGACTCCAGAAGAAGTTGTGAAATGGGTTTTCAGTTTTTGAGCTCTTCATCTGAGAAAAGTAAGAAAACTTGGGTTTTTCCTGAGCAAATGGAAAGCAGGGGAGGAGGagaaaacaaacacaaaatcagtGATCTGAATGTGTTTGATGAAATACCAGAAACAGAAGAAGTCCGAGTCAGGAGTACAGCTGGGAAGAATGGGCACACAAAGCTTTGTGCTAGAGGTCATTGGAGACCAGCTGAGGATGCTAAGCTTAAGGAGCTTGTCACCCAATATGGTCCTCAAAACTGGAACTTAATTGCTGAGAATCTTGAAGGCAGATCAG GGAAAAGTTGCAGACTGAGGTGGTTTAATCAGCTGGATCCACGAATCAATAGACGGGCTTTTAGTGAGGAAGAAGAGGAGAGACTCTTGGCTGCTCACAGATTATATGGTAACAAATGGGCCATGATTGCTAGGCTTTTCCCTGGCAGAACAGATAATGCTGTTAAGAACCACTGGCATGTAATTATGGCCAGAAAACATAGAGAACAATCCAATGTTTACAAGAGAAGAAGACCCTCTTCTACATCCTCATCCTGCTCCCAAATTCTAGTCCCCAAAGTTATTGACATGACTTTAACTAGTAACACCAATAATGCCTCAAGTACTACTGAGTCAACAATCTCAAACACCATTAATGATCATGAATCAATCTCCACATGTACTGAGCTTTCTCTCACCCCATCTTCAAATAGATCATCAGCTCATAATAATCATCAAGGCCACTTTTTCACCAAGTTCAATCCATCTTCACAGCAAGAGTCTCAGCTTG GCTTAAAAGACGGGAGTTTTGACAAGTTAATTGGTTTCTACCGAATTGGACAAAGAGGAGGAGTAGCTAACAAGACTGTGGTAAGGTTAGACCAATCTGGTCAATCAGATTCCAACTCAGAAAACTCTGCAGCTGATTCTGTTGCAACCAATAGGAGCATTAATTTAACCATGTTTGGTCCAAACCAAAGCCAAAACAGCAAAGATAAGGAAAATATCATCAGTTTGTCCTTCATTGACTTTCTTGGAGTAGGAGCTAACTAG